A section of the Deinococcus taeanensis genome encodes:
- a CDS encoding VOC family protein codes for MTFFTPAPGTSPVQGLHHVTVMASDPQRNLDFYTQVLGQRLVKVTVNFDDPGTYHFYYGDHTGQPGTIMTHFPWPGAQRGQRGNGEVVATAYSAPAGSEAYWRARLAEHGLSVTETTRFGQTTLTFDDPDGTWVELIFENGQPVQPWPASPVPAGHELRGFHSVTAWVRDTTAVRDLLVGQLGFTELGTERDSEGQRTRFQGSGSGVGLFVDAVERPGQGRGHFGAGSIHHVALRTRDDAEQEAYMTSLTAAGYRPTPVQDRQYFHSIYFREPNGVLFEIATDAPGFPDDEPVAELGMHLKLPAWFESRRATIEAHVPRILNREYGVTIGQRDLSAAPATPQPQPEGVQVYAAGRALDQARVAVVLLHGRGGTAPDILSLERDLNLSAFAYLAPQAPGNTWYPLSFLAPVGQNQPHLDRALGAVDAVMAQLAAQGIPASRVVLGGFSQGACLALEYASRAEHKPAAVVAFSGGLITLDQASRFDGTAVFMGVDPQDSHIPLARFQETAAQLQARGAAVDARVIPGLGHTINKDELDVARILMQQVAAQV; via the coding sequence ATGACCTTCTTCACCCCCGCTCCCGGGACCAGCCCCGTCCAGGGCCTGCACCACGTCACGGTGATGGCCAGCGACCCCCAACGCAACCTCGACTTCTACACCCAGGTGCTCGGCCAGCGGCTCGTGAAGGTCACCGTGAACTTCGACGACCCCGGCACGTACCACTTCTACTACGGCGACCACACCGGCCAGCCCGGCACGATCATGACCCATTTCCCGTGGCCCGGCGCCCAACGCGGCCAGCGCGGCAACGGTGAGGTCGTCGCCACGGCCTACAGCGCCCCCGCCGGCTCCGAAGCCTACTGGCGCGCCCGGCTCGCCGAACACGGCCTGAGCGTCACTGAAACCACCCGGTTCGGGCAGACTACGCTGACCTTCGACGACCCGGACGGCACCTGGGTGGAACTGATCTTCGAGAACGGCCAGCCCGTGCAGCCCTGGCCCGCCTCCCCCGTGCCGGCCGGGCACGAACTGCGTGGGTTTCACTCCGTGACCGCCTGGGTGCGCGACACAACCGCCGTGCGGGACCTGCTGGTCGGGCAGCTGGGGTTCACCGAACTCGGCACCGAACGTGACTCCGAAGGCCAGCGCACCCGCTTTCAGGGCAGCGGCAGCGGCGTCGGGCTGTTCGTGGACGCCGTGGAACGCCCAGGCCAGGGCCGCGGGCATTTCGGGGCCGGCAGCATCCACCACGTGGCGCTGCGCACCCGTGACGACGCGGAGCAGGAAGCGTACATGACGTCCCTCACCGCCGCCGGGTACCGCCCCACGCCCGTGCAGGACCGGCAGTACTTTCACTCCATCTACTTCCGGGAACCGAACGGCGTGCTGTTCGAGATCGCCACGGACGCCCCCGGCTTCCCCGACGATGAACCCGTTGCCGAACTGGGCATGCACCTGAAACTCCCCGCGTGGTTCGAGTCCCGGCGGGCCACCATCGAGGCGCACGTGCCGCGCATTCTCAACCGCGAGTACGGCGTGACAATCGGACAGCGGGACCTGAGCGCCGCGCCGGCCACGCCGCAGCCCCAGCCGGAAGGCGTGCAGGTGTACGCCGCGGGGCGCGCGCTGGATCAGGCGCGCGTGGCGGTGGTCCTGCTGCACGGGCGGGGCGGCACGGCGCCGGACATCCTCAGCCTGGAACGTGACCTCAACCTCAGCGCGTTCGCGTACCTCGCTCCGCAGGCGCCGGGGAACACCTGGTACCCGCTGTCGTTCCTGGCGCCGGTCGGGCAGAACCAGCCGCACCTGGACCGCGCGCTGGGCGCCGTGGACGCCGTCATGGCGCAGCTGGCCGCGCAGGGCATCCCGGCCAGCCGGGTGGTGCTGGGCGGGTTCAGTCAGGGCGCGTGCCTTGCCCTGGAGTACGCCAGCCGCGCCGAACATAAACCCGCCGCGGTGGTGGCGTTCAGTGGCGGCCTGATCACCCTGGACCAGGCCAGCCGCTTTGACGGCACGGCCGTGTTCATGGGGGTGGACCCTCAGGACAGTCACATTCCCCTGGCCCGGTTTCAGGAGACCGCCGCGCAGTTGCAGGCGCGCGGCGCGGCCGTCGACGCCCGCGTGATTCCCGGTCTGGGCCACACCATCAACAAGGACGAACTGGACGTTGCCCGCATCCTGATGCAGCAGGTGGCCGCCCAGGTCTGA
- a CDS encoding DUF2259 domain-containing protein, protein MPRLLLLWLALTGSALANDRLPVTQVRFSASGERVLAVTQGARDGSGFGTAQVTVLSTTSSRVTFQAQRTADQAPGHVLTDLLAAPATRAALSGLAGRPLSRPRYQRVYSVSFPRWSDATPPGQTQVTPVALWSRAVPVRLHVVPLPSDCSPELLPPGERPAGFILSVNGQEVWRDRALPSGRACAARYTLERVDVQGNRVLVTVRAYGPGFEGPDATALFVAVTLK, encoded by the coding sequence ATGCCCCGACTTCTTCTGCTGTGGCTTGCCCTGACCGGCAGCGCCCTGGCCAACGACCGTCTCCCCGTGACCCAGGTGCGCTTCTCCGCCAGTGGGGAGCGTGTGCTGGCGGTCACTCAGGGCGCACGTGACGGCAGTGGGTTCGGGACCGCTCAGGTCACGGTCCTCAGCACCACGTCAAGCCGCGTGACCTTTCAGGCCCAGCGCACCGCTGACCAGGCCCCGGGCCATGTCCTGACGGACCTGCTCGCGGCGCCAGCCACCCGCGCCGCCCTGTCTGGTCTGGCGGGCCGCCCGCTCAGCCGGCCCCGGTATCAACGGGTGTACAGCGTTTCCTTCCCCCGCTGGAGTGACGCCACGCCGCCCGGCCAGACGCAGGTCACGCCGGTTGCGCTGTGGTCCCGCGCTGTCCCGGTGCGCCTGCACGTGGTGCCGTTGCCGTCGGACTGCTCGCCAGAACTGCTGCCCCCTGGGGAGCGCCCGGCTGGATTCATCCTGAGCGTGAACGGACAGGAGGTGTGGCGCGACCGGGCCCTGCCGTCCGGGCGGGCCTGCGCGGCCCGGTACACCCTGGAGCGGGTGGACGTGCAGGGCAACCGGGTGCTGGTCACGGTGCGCGCCTACGGGCCTGGCTTCGAGGGCCCGGATGCCACCGCCCTCTTCGTGGCCGTCACCCTGAAGTGA
- a CDS encoding DUF1028 domain-containing protein, giving the protein MTFSIVGRDARTGDLGVAVASKFLAVGALVPFVQGGVGAVATQSYVNPTFGPEGLRLMAGGHSAEATSAHFQATDSGIAHRQFGLVRADGTSATFTGPDCHAWAGGYAAPDVAIQGNILAGAGVVQAMRAAWEAGRALPLPRRLLAALIAGDAAGGDRRGRQSAALVCAGPGRGYGGLTDDWVNLRSDDHPDPCGDLARLLDTHDLLFGRPDTTRVLTPAELAWLRALLVTQGYAPDLPQGDWDDRTEAAAWALFGTENLEERWVPGGQFDPVALGYLQARHAGRTPDRA; this is encoded by the coding sequence ATGACTTTTTCCATCGTGGGCCGCGACGCGCGCACCGGCGACCTGGGCGTGGCGGTCGCCAGCAAGTTCCTCGCTGTGGGCGCCCTGGTGCCCTTCGTGCAGGGCGGTGTGGGCGCTGTGGCCACCCAGAGCTACGTGAACCCTACGTTCGGCCCGGAGGGCCTGCGCCTCATGGCCGGTGGTCACAGCGCCGAAGCCACCTCGGCGCACTTCCAGGCCACCGACAGCGGCATCGCCCACCGGCAGTTCGGGCTGGTGCGCGCTGACGGCACGAGCGCCACGTTCACCGGCCCCGACTGCCACGCCTGGGCCGGTGGGTACGCCGCGCCGGACGTCGCCATTCAGGGCAACATCCTGGCCGGCGCGGGCGTGGTGCAGGCCATGCGCGCCGCCTGGGAGGCCGGCCGCGCCCTGCCGCTGCCGCGCCGGCTGCTGGCCGCCCTGATCGCCGGCGACGCCGCCGGCGGCGACCGCCGCGGCCGGCAGTCCGCGGCGCTGGTGTGCGCCGGACCGGGCCGGGGGTACGGCGGCCTGACCGATGACTGGGTGAACCTGCGCTCCGACGATCACCCCGACCCCTGCGGCGACCTTGCGCGGCTGCTGGACACCCACGATCTGCTGTTCGGCCGGCCGGACACCACCCGCGTCCTGACACCCGCGGAACTCGCCTGGCTGCGCGCGCTGCTGGTCACCCAGGGGTACGCGCCGGACCTGCCGCAGGGCGACTGGGACGACCGGACCGAAGCGGCCGCCTGGGCCCTGTTCGGGACGGAAAACCTGGAGGAACGCTGGGTGCCGGGCGGGCAGTTCGACCCCGTCGCCCTGGGGTACCTCCAGGCGCGGCACGCCGGCCGGACCCCGGACCGCGCGTAG
- a CDS encoding transglycosylase domain-containing protein has protein sequence MRTLLRRWQNPWPRTPFVRQPAPWTLRRALRAALAGVGALTLGTIGLGVAGAVSTGALGRVWNLRSELLPIEVQDRRGGPLGVIDHCREGNAVNAVPCRESLSVPLSGVSEPFLLAYVAKEDVRFFSHAGVDLGRLPRAVLSGAGGSTITMQLLKNSVLAGHFDYDTDRRGPLLTVARKATEFVLAPLVTWRYGRREVLAMSVNSLPWIGIGQRKGVYDASRAVFGVEPADLTLAQSAFLVGLLPAPGRYLVSEDTAPEQATARFRWMRTQQLVTLNILRSHGLISPSAHAEAAATPLQPRLWRVTYAGSGADLRVVSAARNPAYMNEPEPVWAMQELVRRELRQAGLDPKRVGRVVLTVDAQAQAALTRRVTGEGRTGPRPPGVAEGAAIVDVRGGGIVALASSTGGAQSSEAGRQWAASALRPVASTVKPLLYALAFGDGVTQLSTFRDEVTRYAGQAIGNSSGTFLNRAVTLREANARSLNTVAVQVGTPREGALRRTLDRAGYRQDPDNTSSVSLGTYRAAPLGVAAAYASFANGGQLCRPHLLAEVYDRSGRPLALPRPGCAPLWDEVVAFETFDLLTGAVTSNAGHVPFLRPTAWQRLTGRAVPLGAKSGTTDDVNDTWCAAVTPQYAMAVWIGDPDGRQSVPVNLYRDQTACREVALLRDLPHDRSSLAVPPGITRVGGVAVPLAGLNPRNPAPSPP, from the coding sequence GTGAGGACACTGCTGCGCAGGTGGCAGAACCCCTGGCCGCGCACGCCGTTCGTGCGGCAGCCGGCGCCCTGGACGCTGCGGCGCGCCCTGAGGGCCGCCCTGGCCGGGGTGGGCGCCCTGACGCTGGGCACGATCGGGCTGGGCGTGGCGGGCGCCGTGAGCACGGGCGCGCTGGGGCGGGTGTGGAACCTGCGGTCGGAACTGCTGCCCATTGAGGTGCAGGACCGGCGGGGCGGGCCGCTGGGCGTCATCGATCACTGCCGGGAGGGCAACGCCGTGAACGCCGTGCCGTGCCGGGAATCGCTGAGCGTGCCGCTGTCGGGCGTGAGCGAGCCGTTCCTGCTGGCGTACGTGGCCAAGGAGGACGTGCGGTTCTTCTCGCACGCCGGGGTGGACCTGGGCCGGTTGCCGCGCGCGGTCCTGAGCGGCGCGGGGGGCAGCACGATCACCATGCAGCTGCTGAAGAACAGCGTGCTGGCCGGGCACTTTGATTACGACACGGACCGGCGCGGCCCGCTGCTGACCGTGGCCCGCAAGGCGACGGAATTCGTGCTGGCCCCGCTGGTCACGTGGCGGTACGGGCGGCGGGAGGTGCTCGCCATGAGCGTGAACAGCCTCCCCTGGATCGGGATTGGGCAGCGCAAGGGCGTGTACGACGCGTCGCGCGCGGTGTTCGGGGTGGAACCCGCAGACCTGACGCTGGCGCAGAGTGCGTTTCTGGTGGGGCTGCTGCCCGCTCCGGGCCGCTACCTGGTGTCGGAGGACACCGCGCCGGAGCAGGCGACCGCGCGCTTCCGCTGGATGCGCACCCAGCAGCTCGTGACGCTGAACATCCTGCGCTCGCACGGGCTGATCAGCCCCTCAGCGCACGCCGAGGCGGCCGCGACGCCGCTGCAGCCCAGGCTGTGGCGGGTGACCTACGCCGGAAGCGGCGCGGACCTGCGGGTGGTGTCCGCGGCACGCAACCCGGCGTACATGAACGAACCGGAACCCGTGTGGGCCATGCAGGAACTGGTGCGCCGCGAGCTGCGGCAGGCAGGGCTGGACCCGAAACGGGTGGGGCGCGTGGTGCTGACCGTGGACGCGCAGGCGCAGGCGGCCCTCACGCGGCGCGTGACGGGCGAAGGGAGGACGGGACCGCGCCCGCCGGGCGTCGCGGAGGGCGCCGCGATCGTGGACGTGCGGGGCGGCGGGATTGTGGCACTGGCCAGCAGCACAGGCGGCGCGCAGAGCAGTGAGGCGGGGCGGCAGTGGGCCGCGTCCGCGCTGCGGCCGGTGGCCAGCACCGTCAAGCCGCTGCTCTACGCGCTGGCGTTCGGGGACGGCGTGACGCAGCTGAGCACTTTCCGTGACGAGGTAACCCGCTACGCCGGGCAGGCGATCGGCAACAGTTCCGGGACCTTCCTGAACCGGGCGGTCACGCTGCGCGAGGCGAACGCCCGCAGCCTGAACACCGTGGCGGTGCAGGTGGGCACCCCCCGCGAGGGGGCGCTGCGCCGCACGCTGGACCGCGCCGGGTACCGTCAGGACCCGGACAACACGTCCAGCGTGTCGCTGGGCACGTACCGCGCCGCGCCGCTGGGCGTGGCGGCGGCGTACGCGAGTTTCGCCAACGGCGGTCAGCTGTGCCGTCCGCATCTGCTCGCCGAGGTGTACGACCGGTCCGGGCGGCCGCTGGCTCTGCCCCGCCCAGGGTGCGCGCCGCTGTGGGACGAGGTGGTGGCCTTCGAGACCTTCGACCTGCTGACTGGGGCCGTGACCTCGAACGCCGGTCACGTGCCGTTTCTGCGCCCCACGGCGTGGCAGCGCCTGACCGGCAGGGCCGTGCCGCTCGGCGCCAAATCCGGCACCACCGACGACGTGAACGACACGTGGTGCGCGGCCGTGACGCCGCAGTACGCGATGGCGGTGTGGATCGGTGACCCGGACGGCCGGCAGAGCGTGCCCGTGAACCTGTACCGTGATCAGACCGCATGCCGTGAGGTGGCGCTGCTGCGCGACCTGCCGCATGACCGGAGCAGCCTGGCGGTACCGCCCGGCATCACCCGCGTCGGGGGGGTGGCCGTGCCGCTGGCCGGCCTGAACCCCCGCAATCCGGCGCCTTCCCCGCCCTGA
- a CDS encoding DeoR/GlpR family DNA-binding transcription regulator — MVEARRSEILSLVQQHGELPVTELSKLLGVSEVTVRSDLKVLVDAGQVRRTRGSVRLPLDIRRESPIEETRLEHSAAKRRIGRAAAALVRDGETVFLDVGSTTTEVARALSPTLQGVTVVTNGLNIALELERLSGVRVIVTGGTLRPLQHSLISPYALDILRRIHADRLILGCNGVHAEHGVTNANHEEAEIKRLMVEQAREVVVVADHSKLGQISRAHIAPTRRVTTLVTDRGGTQPSAALRDAVLDLILA; from the coding sequence TTGGTTGAAGCACGCAGAAGCGAGATTCTCTCATTGGTCCAGCAGCACGGAGAATTACCCGTCACAGAACTTTCGAAACTTCTGGGCGTTTCGGAAGTCACCGTCCGCAGCGACCTGAAAGTCCTGGTGGACGCCGGACAGGTCCGCCGCACCCGCGGCAGCGTCCGCCTGCCCCTGGACATCCGCCGCGAATCCCCCATCGAGGAAACGCGCCTGGAACACAGCGCGGCCAAACGCCGCATCGGCCGCGCCGCCGCCGCCCTGGTCCGCGACGGGGAAACTGTCTTCCTGGACGTAGGAAGCACCACCACCGAAGTCGCCCGCGCCCTCTCCCCCACCCTGCAGGGCGTCACCGTGGTCACCAACGGTCTGAACATCGCCCTGGAACTTGAGCGTCTGTCCGGCGTGCGCGTCATCGTGACCGGCGGCACCCTGAGGCCCCTGCAGCACTCGCTGATCAGCCCGTACGCCCTGGACATCCTGCGCCGCATTCACGCCGACCGTCTGATTCTGGGCTGTAACGGTGTGCACGCCGAGCACGGCGTCACGAACGCCAACCACGAGGAAGCCGAGATCAAACGCCTGATGGTTGAACAGGCCCGCGAGGTGGTCGTCGTGGCGGACCACAGCAAGCTGGGGCAGATCAGCCGCGCGCACATCGCCCCCACCCGCCGCGTCACCACCCTCGTCACCGACCGTGGCGGCACCCAGCCCTCAGCCGCCCTGCGTGACGCTGTCCTGGACCTGATCCTCGCCTGA
- a CDS encoding cysteine desulfurase-like protein codes for MTTAARTPLPAQADLRAQFPQLQNGRSYLDNAAGGLIPTRAIQAVTDHLTRYGATNSMPGHRPGAEILALKHRAREATALFLNAQPEDVALAQSTTALTFRLAAAFSRLWGEGDEVILSGLEHESNASPWRELERQGVTVKVWHARQPDMTLHPDDLAALLTPRTRLVAVTAASNALGVSPDIRAITAQVRAAGAWSIVDAVHAAPHAFPDVQSWGADFLTFSPYKVWAPHLGALWIRPDLRATLAWPRLEFVPQGDITGIEHGTPQFELLAGWLGTLDYLRELGGHADLTRAALEAASAHIQALEAPVMERLVNGLLAHDLVTVYGPQSMQGRIGTVAFRVGGETPEQTALRLTAQGVDVAAGHFYAVQPLKDLGLYPLGVVRASIAHYTSLDDIDRMLGLLG; via the coding sequence ATGACCACCGCCGCCCGCACCCCCCTGCCCGCCCAGGCTGACCTGCGCGCCCAGTTCCCGCAACTTCAGAATGGCCGCTCCTACCTTGACAACGCCGCCGGCGGCTTGATTCCCACACGCGCCATTCAGGCGGTCACCGACCACCTCACCCGCTACGGCGCCACGAACTCCATGCCCGGACACCGTCCCGGCGCGGAGATCCTGGCTCTCAAGCACCGCGCCCGCGAAGCGACGGCCCTCTTCCTGAACGCCCAGCCGGAGGACGTGGCCCTCGCGCAGAGCACCACCGCCCTCACCTTCCGCCTCGCCGCCGCCTTCAGCCGCCTGTGGGGCGAGGGCGACGAGGTGATTCTCAGCGGCCTGGAGCACGAAAGCAACGCCAGCCCCTGGCGGGAGCTGGAGCGCCAGGGGGTCACCGTGAAGGTCTGGCACGCCCGGCAGCCCGACATGACCCTGCACCCCGACGACCTCGCCGCACTCCTCACGCCCCGCACGCGGCTGGTGGCCGTGACCGCTGCCAGCAACGCCCTGGGCGTCAGCCCGGACATCCGCGCGATCACGGCGCAGGTCCGCGCGGCGGGCGCGTGGAGCATCGTGGACGCCGTGCACGCCGCACCTCACGCCTTTCCCGACGTGCAGAGCTGGGGTGCGGACTTCCTGACGTTCAGCCCGTATAAAGTCTGGGCGCCGCACCTGGGCGCCCTGTGGATCCGCCCCGACCTGCGGGCCACCCTGGCGTGGCCCCGCCTGGAGTTCGTGCCGCAGGGGGACATCACCGGCATCGAACACGGCACGCCGCAGTTCGAACTGCTCGCCGGGTGGCTCGGCACCCTGGACTACCTGCGGGAGCTGGGCGGTCACGCGGACCTGACCCGCGCGGCCCTCGAAGCGGCGTCCGCCCACATTCAGGCGCTCGAGGCGCCGGTCATGGAGCGGCTCGTGAACGGCCTGCTGGCCCATGATCTCGTCACGGTGTACGGCCCTCAGAGCATGCAGGGCCGCATCGGGACCGTCGCCTTCCGCGTGGGTGGCGAAACGCCCGAACAGACCGCGCTGCGCCTCACCGCGCAGGGCGTGGACGTCGCCGCCGGGCACTTCTACGCCGTGCAGCCCCTCAAGGATCTGGGCCTGTACCCGCTGGGCGTGGTGCGCGCCAGCATTGCGCACTACACCAGCCTGGACGACATAGACCGGATGCTGGGTCTCCTCGGCTGA
- a CDS encoding ABC transporter substrate-binding protein → MKKFALLSALVLATTASAQSSLSGTVTVWSWDAAAKALESTVPSFNKKYPNVKVNVVDLGNQNVYDRGLAGCAAGGVDMPDVYSIENNEAEVFWARFPDCFVDLNTKGADKLIRNFPAFKWTELTANGKRFAMPWDSGPVVMFYRRDLYQQAGVNPTAIKTWDDFIAAGKKMNAKFGGKVKLGVIANGQDDEWFRMLANQNGCFYFDNDAANVTVNKPGCVDALNTVKKLLAAQVVATGDWGGQITSFKAGRTASAMFGAWYEGTIRTNAPDQKGKWGVYQMPASRAGGVRASNLGGSALAIPSASKNQAAAYAFLENALATSNGQVTMLKSQGLVPSLLSATKDPYVNQGQAYWGNQKIWKTILDTLGDVPQARGTQYFQDARQVMIVVQADFVKGKYKTAKEALDDAARKISSATGLPVAK, encoded by the coding sequence ATGAAAAAATTTGCCCTGCTGTCCGCACTGGTCCTCGCCACCACGGCCTCCGCGCAGTCCAGCCTGTCCGGCACCGTCACCGTCTGGTCCTGGGACGCCGCCGCCAAGGCCCTGGAAAGCACCGTTCCCAGCTTCAACAAGAAGTACCCGAACGTGAAGGTGAACGTCGTGGACCTGGGCAACCAGAACGTGTACGACCGCGGCCTCGCCGGCTGCGCCGCCGGCGGCGTGGACATGCCCGACGTGTACTCCATCGAGAACAACGAGGCCGAGGTGTTCTGGGCGCGCTTCCCTGACTGCTTCGTCGACCTGAACACCAAAGGCGCAGACAAGCTCATCAGGAACTTCCCCGCGTTCAAGTGGACGGAACTCACCGCGAACGGCAAACGCTTCGCGATGCCCTGGGATTCCGGCCCCGTCGTGATGTTCTACCGCCGCGACCTGTACCAGCAGGCCGGCGTGAACCCCACCGCCATCAAGACCTGGGACGACTTCATCGCGGCCGGCAAGAAAATGAACGCCAAGTTCGGCGGCAAGGTCAAGCTGGGCGTCATCGCCAACGGTCAGGACGACGAGTGGTTCCGCATGCTTGCCAACCAGAACGGCTGCTTCTACTTCGACAATGACGCCGCGAATGTCACCGTCAACAAACCCGGCTGCGTCGACGCCCTGAACACCGTCAAGAAACTGCTCGCCGCGCAGGTCGTGGCCACCGGCGACTGGGGCGGGCAGATCACGTCGTTCAAGGCCGGCCGCACCGCCAGCGCCATGTTCGGCGCGTGGTACGAAGGCACCATCCGCACCAACGCCCCCGACCAGAAGGGCAAGTGGGGGGTGTACCAGATGCCCGCCAGCAGGGCCGGCGGCGTGCGCGCCAGCAACCTGGGCGGCAGCGCCCTGGCCATCCCCAGCGCCAGCAAGAACCAGGCCGCGGCGTACGCCTTCCTGGAAAACGCCCTCGCCACCAGCAACGGTCAGGTCACCATGCTCAAGTCCCAGGGGCTGGTGCCCAGCCTGCTGAGCGCCACGAAAGACCCCTACGTGAACCAGGGCCAGGCCTACTGGGGCAACCAGAAGATCTGGAAAACCATCCTCGACACGCTCGGTGACGTGCCCCAGGCGCGCGGCACGCAGTACTTCCAGGACGCCCGCCAGGTGATGATCGTCGTGCAGGCCGACTTCGTGAAGGGCAAGTACAAGACCGCCAAGGAAGCCCTGGACGACGCCGCCAGGAAGATCAGCAGCGCCACGGGCCTGCCGGTCGCGAAGTAA
- the lepB gene encoding signal peptidase I has product MTTPPPSPDSSWRAWLLGGLLPVYLLTTFGCTLARVDGDSMNPTLRSGDVLLLLKYPRWLRAWRLGGPFPRRGDLLIFKAPADSPYAFERVYGVRHRQYNVKRVLGLPGDRIAIQGGQVQVNGRVIAESYASEGFLDDQVALTVPAGKVWVLGDNRRIGESLDSRAYGPVSLRDAAGPADLRLWPKPGLIAR; this is encoded by the coding sequence GTGACCACGCCGCCCCCTTCCCCTGATTCCAGCTGGCGTGCCTGGCTGCTGGGCGGCCTGCTGCCCGTCTACCTGCTGACCACGTTCGGCTGTACCCTGGCCCGCGTGGACGGCGACTCCATGAACCCCACCCTGCGCAGCGGGGACGTGCTGCTGCTGCTCAAGTACCCCCGGTGGCTGCGCGCCTGGCGCCTGGGAGGCCCGTTCCCCAGACGGGGGGACCTGCTGATCTTCAAGGCGCCTGCAGACAGTCCCTACGCCTTCGAGAGGGTGTACGGCGTGCGGCACCGGCAGTACAACGTCAAGCGCGTGCTTGGCCTGCCGGGCGACCGCATCGCCATTCAGGGCGGGCAGGTGCAGGTCAACGGCCGCGTCATCGCAGAGTCGTACGCCAGCGAAGGGTTCCTGGACGATCAGGTGGCCCTGACCGTTCCCGCCGGCAAGGTGTGGGTTCTTGGCGATAACCGCCGCATCGGGGAGAGTCTCGACAGCCGCGCCTACGGCCCGGTCAGCCTGAGAGACGCCGCCGGGCCTGCCGACCTGCGCCTGTGGCCGAAGCCGGGATTGATTGCGCGCTGA
- the pyrF gene encoding orotidine-5'-phosphate decarboxylase, with the protein MTFAQAVTDRTRTHQTRLCVGLDPRLDAYRDAEHLRSHTLEVLEATAPFAACVKPQLAFYEALGLDGLRILEEVCAAARTLGVPVLLDAKRGDIGSTAQAYAQGWLTGRHAGAALTVNPFLGFETLTPFVEAARANGGAVFVLVKTSNPGQGDLQGGGISERVADEVTRLNAQEDGEYGSVGAVVGATHPGDLAAFRVRMPRALLLLPGLGAQGATAAQLAPAFAAGGTGALASASRGVQYAQGLSVPASVAAARSFRDELNSALN; encoded by the coding sequence ATGACGTTTGCGCAGGCCGTGACCGACCGCACCCGAACCCACCAGACCCGCCTGTGCGTGGGCCTGGATCCCCGCCTGGACGCATACCGGGACGCAGAGCACCTGCGCAGCCACACGCTGGAGGTGCTGGAGGCGACGGCGCCCTTCGCGGCGTGCGTGAAACCGCAGCTGGCGTTCTATGAGGCGCTGGGGCTGGACGGGCTGCGCATTCTCGAGGAGGTGTGCGCCGCCGCCCGCACGCTGGGCGTGCCGGTGCTGCTCGACGCCAAACGTGGGGACATCGGCAGCACCGCGCAGGCCTACGCGCAGGGCTGGCTGACGGGCCGGCACGCGGGCGCGGCGCTGACCGTGAACCCGTTTCTGGGCTTCGAGACCCTCACGCCGTTCGTGGAGGCCGCCCGCGCCAATGGCGGCGCGGTGTTCGTGCTGGTGAAGACCAGCAACCCGGGGCAGGGGGACCTGCAGGGGGGCGGCATCAGTGAACGCGTGGCGGATGAGGTCACCCGCCTGAACGCGCAGGAGGACGGGGAGTACGGCAGCGTGGGGGCGGTGGTGGGGGCCACGCACCCGGGGGACCTCGCGGCGTTCCGGGTGCGGATGCCGCGCGCGCTGCTCCTGCTGCCGGGGCTGGGCGCGCAGGGGGCCACGGCCGCGCAGCTCGCGCCGGCGTTTGCGGCCGGCGGAACGGGTGCGCTGGCAAGTGCCAGCCGCGGCGTTCAGTACGCGCAGGGGCTGAGCGTTCCGGCCAGTGTGGCTGCTGCGCGGTCGTTCCGGGACGAGCTGAACAGCGCGCTGAATTAA
- a CDS encoding FKBP-type peptidyl-prolyl cis-trans isomerase: protein MTAEGMTDGLKVEKYHEGTGEQAEAGRMVRVHYTGTLENGQKFDSSRDRGEPIEFPLGVGYVIQGWDQGIAQLRVGDKAKLTVPAHLGYGAAGVPGVIPGGATLIFDVELVDVR from the coding sequence ATGACGGCTGAAGGCATGACGGACGGTTTGAAGGTCGAGAAGTACCATGAGGGCACAGGGGAGCAGGCCGAGGCAGGCCGGATGGTCCGCGTGCATTACACGGGGACCCTGGAGAATGGACAGAAGTTCGACAGCAGCCGTGACCGTGGGGAGCCCATCGAGTTTCCGCTGGGCGTGGGGTACGTGATTCAGGGGTGGGATCAGGGCATCGCGCAGCTCCGGGTGGGGGATAAGGCGAAACTCACGGTTCCTGCCCACCTGGGGTACGGCGCGGCGGGCGTGCCCGGGGTGATTCCCGGCGGCGCCACCCTGATCTTCGACGTGGAACTCGTGGACGTGCGCTGA